The proteins below are encoded in one region of Myxococcales bacterium:
- a CDS encoding enoyl-CoA hydratase/isomerase family protein, which yields MAESDILVAEDGECMVWTLNRPAQSNALSQAMLNQMHDLALELGSKHAPRALIITGAGGRAFCAGADLKERLSMSESDVSDFLSLLRETFTLIDRAPVPTVAAINGAALGGGLELALACDFRVAIDGIKLGLPETRLAIIPGAGGTQRLSRVVGLQMAKRMILSAEPVESAEAKRRGLVDELALADLNVVDAARAWLAPILQNGPIAIAAALEAVDSSYDVDLEQGLDIEAACYKRTLSSQDRLEALRAFAEKRKAQFKGQ from the coding sequence ATGGCTGAATCAGACATTCTTGTGGCAGAGGACGGCGAGTGCATGGTTTGGACCTTAAACAGGCCCGCACAAAGTAACGCTCTATCGCAAGCCATGCTGAATCAAATGCATGATCTTGCGCTCGAGCTAGGCAGCAAGCATGCGCCCCGCGCCCTTATTATCACAGGGGCGGGCGGTAGGGCGTTTTGCGCAGGGGCCGATCTCAAAGAGCGTTTGTCGATGTCTGAGAGCGATGTTTCTGATTTTTTGAGCCTGCTTCGTGAGACCTTCACGCTGATTGATCGCGCGCCAGTGCCTACGGTTGCCGCGATAAACGGCGCAGCGCTCGGCGGCGGTCTAGAGCTTGCACTAGCTTGCGATTTTCGCGTGGCCATCGATGGTATCAAGCTGGGCCTTCCAGAAACCCGTTTAGCGATTATTCCGGGTGCTGGCGGCACGCAGCGATTGAGTCGTGTGGTGGGTTTGCAAATGGCCAAACGGATGATTCTGAGCGCTGAGCCCGTCGAGAGCGCTGAGGCCAAGCGCCGAGGTCTCGTTGATGAATTGGCGCTTGCAGATCTTAACGTGGTGGATGCCGCTAGAGCCTGGCTTGCGCCGATATTGCAAAATGGGCCCATCGCCATCGCGGCGGCGCTTGAAGCTGTGGACTCCAGCTATGATGTGGATCTTGAGCAAGGCCTTGATATCGAAGCGGCTTGCTATAAACGCACCTTATCAAGCCAGGACCGCTTAGAGGCACTTCGTGCCTTTGCCGAAAAGCGCAAAGCGCAGTTCAAAGGGCAGTAG
- a CDS encoding sigma-54-dependent Fis family transcriptional regulator gives MNGQRVLVCDDEPSMRNMLDVLLSREQYKVSTVSGALEAAKKIKTSAPFDIVITDLSMPDGSGMDVLKAARQRDPSSQIILITAYATTEQAVEAMRLGAYDYVQKPFKNHELLATVEKALEKQAIVKENQSLRVRVHEGQRTGEIIGKSAVMLRVMTMVEKVASAPSSVLITGESGTGKEIVARSLHKIGDRAAAPFVVVNCGALPENLMESELFGHEKGSFTGATSSKEGLIRAADGGTLFLDEIGELPMPLQVKILRVLQERKVRAVGSDEEQSVDVRVVAATNRDLEADVAANLFRQDLFYRLNVIRLRLPALRERREDIPLLAEHLLAKHTALQGKKIKFSPEALKILLGLPYPGNVRELENIVEHAVTLASGDLIHATDLPEESLGGSPEIVADLPTDGSFDLDAYLGTIERALLRTSLERAGGVRTQAAKLLGLSFRSFRYRLAKYDMDEGDEHEQNEN, from the coding sequence ATGAACGGACAGCGGGTACTTGTATGTGATGATGAACCCAGCATGCGCAACATGTTGGACGTTCTGCTATCGCGCGAACAGTACAAAGTGAGCACCGTCAGTGGCGCGCTCGAAGCCGCCAAGAAAATCAAAACAAGCGCTCCTTTTGATATTGTCATAACCGATCTATCCATGCCCGATGGCTCCGGCATGGACGTTCTTAAAGCTGCGCGACAGCGCGACCCATCCAGTCAAATCATTTTGATTACAGCATACGCCACGACCGAACAGGCCGTTGAAGCGATGCGTCTTGGCGCCTACGACTATGTTCAAAAACCTTTCAAAAACCACGAACTGCTAGCAACGGTAGAAAAGGCTTTAGAAAAACAAGCCATCGTCAAAGAAAACCAGTCCTTGCGTGTACGCGTTCATGAAGGACAGCGTACTGGAGAGATCATCGGCAAAAGCGCTGTCATGTTGCGCGTGATGACCATGGTCGAAAAAGTAGCCTCCGCACCAAGCAGCGTGCTTATTACCGGCGAAAGCGGCACCGGAAAAGAAATCGTTGCCCGCTCGCTGCACAAGATTGGCGATCGCGCCGCAGCGCCTTTCGTCGTGGTTAACTGCGGCGCTTTGCCAGAAAACCTCATGGAAAGCGAGCTTTTTGGACACGAAAAAGGCTCGTTCACGGGCGCAACATCGAGCAAAGAAGGCCTCATTCGCGCAGCCGATGGTGGAACATTGTTTCTTGATGAAATCGGTGAGTTGCCCATGCCACTGCAAGTAAAAATTCTGCGCGTACTGCAAGAACGCAAAGTGCGCGCCGTGGGCTCCGATGAGGAACAGAGTGTTGATGTCCGCGTGGTCGCTGCGACCAACCGTGATCTTGAAGCCGATGTTGCAGCGAATCTATTTAGGCAAGATTTATTCTATCGGCTGAACGTTATTCGTTTGAGACTTCCCGCTCTGCGCGAGCGCCGGGAAGACATTCCTTTGCTAGCGGAACACTTGCTCGCTAAGCATACGGCCCTTCAAGGTAAAAAAATTAAGTTTTCACCAGAAGCACTAAAAATCCTTCTTGGCCTGCCTTATCCCGGCAATGTTCGAGAACTGGAAAACATTGTCGAGCACGCGGTGACCTTAGCCAGTGGCGACCTTATTCACGCCACAGACTTGCCAGAGGAGTCCCTTGGCGGTTCACCCGAGATTGTTGCTGATTTGCCGACCGACGGAAGTTTTGATTTGGACGCCTATCTTGGGACTATCGAACGTGCCCTGTTGCGCACATCACTCGAGCGCGCAGGCGGCGTACGTACCCAGGCAGCTAAGCTCTTAGGCCTTAGCTTCCGTTCATTTCGTTACCGACTTGCAAAATACGACATGGACGAAGGAGATGAGCATGAGCAAAACGAAAACTAA
- a CDS encoding PQQ-like beta-propeller repeat protein encodes MKKNRAALAFCLLLAYCGGVKDSYGWPNDRRSERTAAGTNAFVFRWAKTLVSKLSGGGPYAPVELSAAALDPEHDRVYIGTSEGRFWALSGGGSKVYHYNASAAIQSKPAFDPDRDELYFGTEDAVIHALNASSGMLRWRAKVKGPVHQTPVLAADRLFVVTDSDQVIALSRNDGKEIWSYRREAPDGFAIAGRAGLLEADGKIITGFTDGMVVALDPVSGNVLWERDTSVEVEQPMGSPERFVDIDTTPVQVDDVVYVASFSGGVFAIELSGGGVRWHQNEWTGITEIVKHGDHLLVSSSDHGLIMVDLLTKRLVWKKKSSAERQAELRFWATGCW; translated from the coding sequence ATGAAAAAGAATAGGGCGGCTTTGGCCTTTTGCTTGTTGTTGGCCTACTGCGGCGGAGTTAAAGACAGTTACGGCTGGCCCAACGACCGGCGCTCTGAGCGCACCGCAGCCGGAACCAACGCTTTTGTTTTTCGATGGGCCAAAACACTGGTCTCAAAGCTCAGCGGCGGAGGACCGTATGCGCCCGTTGAGCTCAGCGCTGCAGCGCTCGACCCAGAGCACGACCGCGTCTACATCGGCACATCCGAAGGGCGTTTTTGGGCACTCTCCGGCGGCGGAAGCAAAGTCTATCACTACAACGCGAGCGCTGCGATTCAAAGCAAACCCGCTTTTGATCCGGATCGCGATGAACTGTACTTCGGCACTGAAGATGCTGTGATACATGCGCTGAACGCAAGCAGCGGCATGCTGCGTTGGCGCGCCAAGGTCAAAGGACCCGTGCATCAAACCCCCGTCTTGGCCGCTGACCGTCTTTTCGTCGTAACCGACTCCGATCAGGTGATTGCCTTATCACGCAACGACGGCAAAGAGATTTGGAGCTACCGGCGCGAAGCACCTGACGGCTTTGCGATTGCAGGTCGCGCTGGCTTACTAGAGGCCGACGGCAAAATTATCACAGGCTTTACCGACGGAATGGTCGTAGCCCTTGATCCTGTTTCTGGCAACGTGCTCTGGGAGCGGGACACCTCGGTTGAAGTCGAGCAACCCATGGGTAGTCCCGAGCGTTTCGTCGATATCGACACCACGCCTGTGCAAGTTGACGATGTCGTATACGTCGCATCGTTTTCAGGTGGCGTCTTTGCGATTGAACTGTCCGGCGGTGGCGTGCGGTGGCATCAAAATGAATGGACCGGCATCACTGAAATCGTCAAACACGGCGATCATCTGCTCGTGAGCTCATCGGATCACGGTTTAATCATGGTCGACTTGCTCACAAAACGGCTGGTATGGAAAAAGAAATCGAGCGCGGAGCGCCAAGCCGAGCTGCGATTTTGGGCGACAGGGTGCTGGTAG